In Rhodospirillaceae bacterium, a single genomic region encodes these proteins:
- a CDS encoding ABC transporter permease has translation MKRILLYRVLPYTLTVVLLLSLWEMGSRMINPLFFPPLETVGESFVKMATGDLWAQVLVSLLRIWTGFLLGSMLGVLVGILMGGLPLARGMLYSVVEFFRFIPPIAMIVLAVSWFGTGDVATIFLIVFATVFIVTINTEDGVYHVTRNRVRAAESLGANTGQVFRLVIFPSTLPHALTGMRVAMGNAFSTIIAAEMIAADFGLGFMLQQARVFLQTGDIFVGLVALGLLGFATDRVFRILIDRCGGEYARVG, from the coding sequence ATGAAGCGGATCCTGCTGTATCGGGTGCTGCCCTATACGTTGACGGTCGTACTGCTGCTGAGCCTCTGGGAGATGGGCTCGCGGATGATCAATCCGCTGTTCTTTCCGCCCCTCGAGACCGTCGGCGAGTCATTTGTAAAAATGGCGACGGGCGATCTCTGGGCCCAGGTCCTGGTCAGTCTGCTGCGCATCTGGACCGGCTTTCTGCTCGGCAGTATGCTCGGCGTGCTGGTCGGCATCCTGATGGGCGGCCTGCCGCTGGCGCGGGGCATGCTCTACAGCGTCGTCGAGTTCTTCCGCTTCATCCCGCCGATCGCGATGATCGTGCTCGCCGTCTCGTGGTTCGGCACCGGCGACGTCGCCACCATCTTCCTGATCGTCTTCGCGACGGTGTTCATCGTAACGATCAACACCGAAGACGGCGTCTATCACGTCACCCGCAACCGGGTCCGGGCCGCCGAAAGCCTCGGTGCGAATACGGGTCAGGTCTTTCGCCTGGTCATCTTTCCCTCGACGCTGCCCCATGCGCTCACCGGTATGCGGGTCGCCATGGGTAACGCCTTCTCGACCATCATTGCCGCCGAGATGATCGCGGCCGATTTCGGCCTCGGCTTCATGCTCCAGCAGGCGCGAGTCTTCCTCCAGACCGGCGATATCTTCGTCGGGCTGGTCGCGCTCGGCCTGCTTGGCTTTGCGACCGACCGCGTCTTCCGCATCCTGATCGACCGCTGCGGCGGCGAATACGCCAGGGTCGGCTGA
- a CDS encoding NADH:flavin oxidoreductase/NADH oxidase — protein sequence MPERAAPSLLFSPLKLREVEFPNRVVISPMCQYSAGGGLANDWHFQHLGGFAGAGLVFTEATAVEARGRITHGDLGVWSDDHAEALRRIASYLKDRGVVPGIQLAHAGRKASSRRPWDGGAPLDGSDADAGEPPWETVAPSAVPLSDAARPPRALDAGEIAALVDAWGEAAQRAQEAGFDIVEIHAAHGYLLHQFLSAVSNRRNDAWGGTLEGRMRFPLQVAERVRLVWPQEKPVFLRLSASDEGDPSWTMDEVVVFVGELQKLGIDVIDCSSGGIGAQGFAIRGRRVAGFQVGLAEQIRRRTGLCTMGVGLITEARQAEDILQRGQCDLVAIGREALLDPYWALHAARELGADPDFRFWPKPYGWWLDYRARTVGLGPDEQSR from the coding sequence GTGCCAGAACGCGCCGCGCCGTCCCTGTTGTTTTCTCCCCTGAAGCTCCGCGAGGTCGAGTTTCCCAACCGCGTCGTCATATCGCCCATGTGCCAGTATTCGGCCGGCGGCGGCCTGGCCAACGACTGGCATTTTCAGCACTTGGGCGGGTTCGCCGGCGCCGGGCTGGTCTTTACGGAAGCCACGGCTGTCGAGGCCCGCGGCCGCATCACGCATGGCGACCTCGGCGTCTGGTCGGACGATCACGCGGAAGCGCTGCGGCGCATCGCAAGTTACCTGAAAGATAGGGGAGTGGTCCCCGGCATCCAGCTTGCCCATGCCGGGCGCAAGGCGAGTTCGCGGCGTCCCTGGGACGGCGGCGCGCCGCTCGACGGCAGCGACGCCGACGCCGGCGAGCCGCCCTGGGAGACCGTGGCGCCGAGCGCCGTTCCCTTGTCCGACGCGGCCAGGCCGCCCCGCGCGCTGGACGCCGGTGAAATTGCCGCCCTCGTCGACGCTTGGGGCGAGGCCGCGCAGCGGGCGCAGGAGGCCGGGTTCGACATCGTCGAAATCCACGCCGCCCACGGCTACCTGCTGCACCAGTTCCTGTCCGCTGTCTCGAACCGGCGCAACGACGCCTGGGGCGGCACGCTCGAGGGCCGCATGCGGTTTCCCTTGCAGGTGGCGGAGCGGGTGCGCCTCGTGTGGCCGCAGGAAAAGCCGGTCTTCCTGCGCCTCTCGGCCAGTGACGAAGGGGATCCCAGCTGGACGATGGACGAGGTCGTCGTCTTTGTCGGCGAACTGCAGAAGCTCGGCATCGATGTCATCGACTGCTCGTCCGGCGGCATCGGAGCCCAGGGATTCGCCATCCGCGGGCGGCGGGTGGCGGGCTTCCAGGTCGGCCTGGCAGAGCAAATTCGCCGGCGTACCGGACTCTGCACGATGGGCGTCGGCCTGATCACCGAAGCCCGGCAGGCCGAGGACATTCTCCAGCGCGGGCAGTGCGACCTCGTCGCGATCGGCCGCGAGGCGCTGCTCGATCCCTATTGGGCGCTTCACGCAGCCCGCGAACTCGGGGCGGATCCGGATTTCCGGTTCTGGCCGAAGCCTTACGGCTGGTGGCTTGACTACCGGGCCCGGACCGTCGGGCTTGGCCCGGACGAACAGAGCCGGTAG
- the livM gene encoding high-affinity branched-chain amino acid ABC transporter permease LivM (Part of the ABC transporter complex LivFGHMJ and LivFGHMK involved in the high-affinity transport of branched-chain amino acids; LivFGHMK is specific for the transport of leucine, while LivFGHMJ is a transporter for leucine, isoleucine, and valine) has protein sequence MPEVDFIETQVAREDTRSLAEKVRDRLALGGCQAALFAAFMVGLALEDTILVTGFLLLIVAGAIGWGRLPGLNRWAGERITKDKRFSQLVLVGLLVAFPFFFLDNPYLIHLGALAAIFAIMALGLNITLGFCGLLDVGFAVYFAAGAYMSSQLAVIFDVSFWIGLPLGGLTAAFFGFLVAWPALRVSDHYLALVTLGYGLIMNLLHRNFTFLTHGTDGVINIPPPSILGWDFVTPITIGELELPFQMNFYFLALIIVALTIFVSIRLRDSNLGRQWEAIREDEVAARCFGVNVTRLKIIAFSTGAFFGGIGGAVFAHMIGFVHPDNFVLLTSIMILAMVIIGGMGNIAGVVVGAVALTLIPERLREFEDLRMLLFGGALVLIMIYRPQGLFPNSRRRRELQAEKINTLIAESGRDDAEAAGLPDEVKA, from the coding sequence GTGCCCGAAGTCGATTTCATAGAAACCCAGGTGGCGCGCGAGGACACCCGGTCCCTGGCCGAAAAGGTCAGGGACCGGCTGGCCCTGGGCGGCTGCCAGGCGGCGTTGTTCGCCGCTTTCATGGTCGGGCTGGCGCTGGAGGACACCATCCTCGTGACCGGCTTCCTGCTGCTCATCGTCGCCGGCGCGATCGGCTGGGGCCGCCTGCCCGGGCTCAACCGGTGGGCCGGGGAACGCATCACGAAAGACAAACGCTTCTCCCAGCTGGTCCTGGTCGGGCTTCTCGTCGCTTTCCCCTTCTTCTTTCTCGACAACCCGTATCTCATCCACCTGGGCGCGCTCGCCGCCATCTTCGCCATCATGGCCCTGGGACTCAACATCACGCTCGGGTTCTGCGGGCTCCTGGATGTGGGGTTCGCCGTCTACTTCGCCGCCGGCGCCTATATGAGTTCGCAGCTCGCGGTGATCTTCGACGTGAGCTTCTGGATCGGGCTGCCGCTGGGCGGGCTCACGGCCGCCTTTTTCGGATTCCTGGTCGCCTGGCCCGCGCTCCGGGTGAGCGACCACTATCTTGCGCTGGTGACGCTCGGCTACGGGCTGATCATGAACCTCCTGCACCGCAATTTCACCTTCCTGACCCACGGGACGGACGGGGTCATCAATATTCCGCCGCCCTCGATCCTCGGGTGGGATTTCGTCACGCCGATCACGATCGGCGAGCTGGAGCTGCCGTTCCAGATGAACTTCTACTTCCTGGCCCTGATCATCGTGGCGCTGACCATCTTCGTCAGCATCCGGCTGCGCGATTCCAATCTCGGACGGCAGTGGGAGGCCATCCGCGAGGACGAGGTGGCGGCCAGGTGCTTCGGCGTCAACGTCACCCGGCTCAAGATCATCGCCTTTTCCACCGGCGCCTTTTTCGGCGGCATCGGCGGCGCCGTCTTCGCCCACATGATCGGGTTCGTGCATCCGGACAACTTCGTCCTGCTGACGTCGATCATGATCCTCGCCATGGTCATCATCGGCGGCATGGGCAACATCGCCGGCGTCGTGGTCGGCGCCGTCGCGCTCACCCTGATCCCCGAACGCCTGCGCGAGTTCGAGGACCTGCGCATGCTGCTGTTCGGCGGCGCCCTGGTGCTGATCATGATCTACCGGCCCCAGGGCCTGTTCCCCAACTCGCGTCGGCGCCGGGAACTGCAGGCCGAGAAGATCAATACCCTCATCGCCGAGTCCGGACGCGACGACGCCGAAGCCGCGGGCCTGCCGGACGAAGTGAAGGCCTGA
- a CDS encoding amidohydrolase family protein, whose translation MRTVIRNGTVIAWTGERHRAVENGAVAFEDDRIVSAGPDDGAAADREIDATGRLVIPGLVNSHLHVTDTPYTKGYLEEIGSSSADGTPTNFFALYKALPSVRAATDAEAQVAAAECAFAELALTGSTTVVELGYDFEIGGDGDISITERVADGAGRSGLRCYSGPRYRSRYYGDDDKGGVFYREYGARAQKRFEDCVAFCRTWNGRYDDRLRTMLAPGQIDTCEAQLLKETRRYADELGVPIQLHAGQSPNEFARVRETENRTTVELMMDTGLLGPDLIVGHGQIMSGDGDVMSMGAHETAALRDSQTTICHLPWVKARRGGVIDSIHKYRELGIRQCLGTDTYPFDMFNDMRIASVVCKIVEKTAEVAASEDVFHMATVGGADALGRPDLGRLAPGCKADIVLVRTDTPKATPVYDPFKFLVLAATGGDVDRVIVDGRTIVRDGEVLTIDVPAAVRRVNEASERVRAALDF comes from the coding sequence ATGCGAACTGTAATCCGGAACGGGACGGTCATCGCCTGGACAGGCGAAAGGCATCGCGCAGTCGAAAACGGCGCGGTCGCTTTCGAAGACGACCGGATCGTCTCCGCCGGTCCGGACGACGGGGCGGCAGCCGACCGCGAAATTGATGCGACCGGGCGCCTGGTGATCCCCGGACTGGTCAACAGCCACCTGCACGTCACCGACACGCCCTACACCAAGGGCTACCTGGAGGAGATCGGCAGTTCGTCGGCCGACGGAACGCCCACGAATTTTTTCGCGCTCTACAAGGCCCTGCCCAGCGTGCGCGCGGCGACGGATGCCGAAGCCCAGGTCGCGGCCGCCGAGTGCGCGTTCGCGGAACTCGCCCTCACCGGTTCGACGACCGTCGTCGAACTCGGATACGATTTCGAGATCGGCGGCGACGGAGACATCTCGATTACGGAGCGCGTGGCGGACGGTGCGGGCCGGTCCGGCCTACGCTGCTACTCCGGTCCCCGCTATCGCAGCCGCTACTACGGCGACGACGACAAGGGGGGCGTCTTCTACAGGGAATACGGGGCAAGGGCGCAGAAGCGGTTCGAGGACTGCGTCGCGTTCTGCCGCACATGGAACGGCCGATACGACGACCGCCTCCGCACCATGCTCGCACCGGGCCAGATCGATACCTGCGAGGCACAGCTCCTCAAAGAGACCCGGCGCTACGCCGACGAACTCGGAGTCCCGATCCAGCTCCATGCCGGACAGTCCCCCAACGAATTTGCCCGCGTCCGGGAAACCGAGAACAGGACGACGGTCGAGCTGATGATGGATACCGGCCTGCTGGGGCCGGACCTCATCGTCGGGCACGGCCAGATCATGAGCGGCGACGGCGACGTCATGAGCATGGGCGCGCACGAAACCGCCGCCCTGCGCGACTCGCAAACGACGATCTGCCATCTGCCCTGGGTCAAGGCCCGGCGCGGCGGCGTCATCGATTCGATCCACAAATACCGGGAACTGGGCATCCGCCAGTGCCTCGGGACGGACACCTATCCGTTCGACATGTTCAACGACATGCGGATTGCGTCGGTGGTCTGCAAGATCGTCGAGAAGACGGCCGAGGTTGCGGCGTCGGAGGACGTTTTCCACATGGCGACCGTGGGCGGCGCGGACGCGCTGGGCCGGCCCGACCTCGGCCGCCTCGCGCCCGGCTGCAAGGCCGATATCGTCCTGGTCCGCACCGACACGCCGAAAGCCACGCCGGTCTACGATCCGTTCAAGTTCCTCGTCCTGGCCGCCACGGGGGGCGATGTCGATCGCGTCATCGTCGACGGGCGGACGATCGTCCGGGACGGCGAGGTTCTGACGATCGACGTTCCCGCCGCCGTCCGGCGGGTCAACGAAGCGAGCGAACGCGTCCGGGCCGCGCTCGATTTCTAG
- a CDS encoding ABC transporter ATP-binding protein has product MHAAEFIGVKKQFGGRGQDPSPPALENFEVTIREREFFCLLGPSGCGKTTALTLLAGFEMPTSGQALHRGQPVRGPSADRGVVFQGDDSLMPWLTARDNVLLGPRIQGLEKAEQGEIAERLLKLVGLDGHGHKYPRELSGGMKQRIQIARVLATEPDMLLMDEPFAALDAQTRGQMQDELTRIWSSSRRTVLFITHDVVEALILGDRVGVMHAGPRSSIREIFPIDLPRPRDRTDPELLKIYRRIQEILAEEVQRSRAE; this is encoded by the coding sequence ATGCACGCGGCGGAGTTCATCGGGGTAAAGAAGCAATTCGGCGGGCGGGGACAGGATCCCAGCCCGCCGGCCCTCGAGAATTTCGAAGTCACGATTCGCGAGCGGGAGTTTTTCTGCCTGCTCGGCCCGAGTGGCTGTGGCAAGACCACGGCGCTCACGCTGCTGGCGGGCTTCGAAATGCCGACCTCGGGGCAGGCGCTGCACCGCGGCCAGCCGGTGCGCGGCCCGAGCGCCGACCGCGGCGTCGTCTTCCAGGGCGACGATTCCCTGATGCCCTGGCTGACCGCGCGGGACAACGTCCTGCTCGGGCCGAGGATACAGGGCCTGGAAAAAGCCGAGCAGGGCGAAATCGCCGAACGCCTGCTCAAGCTGGTCGGCCTCGACGGCCACGGCCACAAATACCCGCGCGAACTGTCCGGCGGCATGAAGCAGCGCATCCAGATCGCGCGGGTGCTGGCGACCGAGCCGGACATGCTGCTGATGGACGAGCCGTTCGCCGCCCTGGATGCCCAGACCCGGGGCCAGATGCAGGACGAGCTGACCCGCATCTGGAGCTCGAGCCGGCGCACCGTGCTCTTCATCACCCATGACGTGGTCGAGGCGCTGATCCTGGGCGACCGGGTCGGCGTCATGCACGCCGGGCCGCGCTCGTCGATCCGGGAGATCTTCCCGATCGACCTGCCGCGCCCGCGCGACCGCACCGATCCGGAGTTGCTGAAGATCTACCGGAGAATTCAGGAGATCCTTGCCGAAGAAGTCCAGAGGAGCCGCGCGGAATGA
- a CDS encoding VOC family protein encodes MPLENLNHFLVAAKDLEATRTFYVDVLGLEEGFRPPFDFRGHWIYLGGRAVVHLADHRDYLDKVDHIRDGSGDSATGPIDHIAFEATGLRAMVETLEKHGVPARHRKVPDVGLHQVFVHDPNGVLIELNYPADEGADVELSG; translated from the coding sequence TTGCCCCTGGAAAACCTCAACCATTTTCTCGTGGCCGCCAAAGACCTTGAGGCAACCCGGACATTCTATGTCGACGTCCTGGGCCTCGAAGAGGGCTTCCGGCCGCCCTTCGATTTTCGCGGCCACTGGATCTATCTGGGCGGCCGCGCGGTGGTCCATCTGGCCGACCACCGGGACTATCTCGACAAGGTCGACCATATCCGCGACGGTTCCGGGGACAGCGCCACGGGCCCGATCGATCATATCGCCTTCGAGGCGACCGGCCTGCGGGCTATGGTCGAGACGCTGGAAAAACACGGCGTCCCAGCGCGCCACCGCAAGGTGCCGGACGTCGGCCTGCACCAGGTCTTCGTCCACGACCCGAACGGAGTCCTGATCGAACTGAACTACCCGGCGGACGAAGGGGCCGATGTGGAGCTATCCGGCTAG
- a CDS encoding ABC transporter ATP-binding protein → MQQSATAAEVEIEAAEPLLKLEDVVTYYGSIRILKEVNLEVYPGEVVSLLGGNASGKTTTMKTILGLVKPVSGSVWFGGRRIDGLSTGEVIAMGLAPVPEARRLFPTMTVRENLLMGAYVHRREKNNRAQEDMDRVLELFPAIRERLGQTGGTLSGGEQQMVAVARALMARPKMILMDEPSMGLAPALVEKVYDVIAGIGAAGTTMFIVEQNATMALSVADRGYVLQNGQIVISDTAENILRSEKIRKAYLGEA, encoded by the coding sequence ATGCAGCAAAGCGCGACCGCCGCGGAGGTGGAAATCGAGGCCGCAGAGCCGCTGCTGAAGCTCGAGGACGTGGTCACCTATTACGGGTCGATCAGAATTCTCAAGGAAGTCAATCTGGAGGTCTATCCGGGCGAGGTGGTGTCGCTGCTGGGCGGCAATGCGTCGGGCAAGACGACCACCATGAAGACCATTCTCGGCCTGGTGAAACCCGTTTCCGGTTCCGTCTGGTTCGGCGGCAGGCGCATCGACGGCCTGTCCACGGGCGAGGTGATCGCCATGGGCCTGGCGCCGGTGCCCGAGGCCAGGCGCCTGTTCCCGACCATGACGGTGCGCGAAAACCTGCTCATGGGCGCCTATGTCCACCGCCGCGAGAAGAACAACAGGGCCCAGGAAGACATGGACCGGGTGCTGGAGCTGTTTCCGGCCATCCGGGAACGGCTGGGGCAGACCGGCGGCACGCTTTCCGGCGGCGAGCAGCAGATGGTCGCCGTCGCCCGCGCGCTCATGGCGCGCCCGAAGATGATCCTCATGGACGAGCCGTCCATGGGCCTGGCGCCGGCCCTGGTCGAGAAGGTCTACGACGTCATCGCCGGGATCGGGGCTGCCGGCACGACCATGTTCATCGTCGAGCAGAACGCCACCATGGCGCTGTCCGTGGCCGACCGGGGATATGTTCTTCAGAACGGCCAGATCGTCATCAGCGACACGGCGGAGAACATCCTGAGGAGCGAGAAGATCCGCAAGGCCTATCTGGGCGAGGCCTGA
- a CDS encoding ABC transporter permease has protein sequence MAVTRAFDLLLAPSWQASEMERPGAVVLPVTGAAILIAIWGLASLRYDVTILPSPGQALEEGIDLLAGGELVFHALASLQRLLIGFLIGSAIAIPIGFAMGLSPFFRRMMEPITEFFRYIPAIAMVVFALIWFGIGEASKVFLIFYNTFFSVALATEAGVKHISQVRINAVRSLGANRWQVLQFVVVPSVVPYAIQGMRMGMGRAFATIISAEILAANSGLGFLIFSSREFSRMDTVIVAIAVLGVLGIVIDRLFRRMTRVVGGNYLPSEMA, from the coding sequence ATGGCCGTCACCCGCGCCTTCGACCTGCTTCTGGCGCCAAGCTGGCAGGCCAGCGAAATGGAGCGGCCGGGCGCCGTCGTCCTTCCGGTCACCGGCGCCGCCATCCTGATCGCGATCTGGGGCTTGGCGTCGCTGCGCTACGACGTGACCATCCTGCCGTCGCCCGGCCAGGCGCTGGAGGAGGGAATCGATCTGCTGGCCGGCGGCGAACTGGTCTTTCACGCGCTGGCAAGCTTGCAGCGGCTGTTGATCGGGTTCCTGATCGGCAGCGCGATCGCGATCCCGATCGGTTTTGCCATGGGCCTGTCGCCGTTTTTCCGGCGCATGATGGAGCCGATCACCGAGTTTTTCCGCTACATCCCGGCCATCGCCATGGTGGTCTTTGCGCTCATCTGGTTCGGCATCGGCGAAGCCTCGAAGGTCTTCCTGATCTTCTACAACACCTTCTTTTCCGTCGCGCTGGCGACCGAAGCCGGCGTCAAGCACATCTCCCAGGTGCGGATCAACGCCGTGCGCAGCCTCGGCGCGAACCGCTGGCAGGTATTGCAGTTCGTTGTCGTGCCCTCGGTGGTGCCCTACGCCATTCAGGGCATGCGCATGGGCATGGGCCGCGCCTTCGCGACCATCATTTCGGCCGAGATCCTCGCCGCCAACTCGGGCCTCGGATTCCTGATTTTCTCGTCGCGCGAATTCTCCAGGATGGACACGGTGATCGTGGCGATCGCCGTGCTCGGCGTCCTCGGCATCGTGATCGACCGCCTGTTCCGCCGCATGACCCGAGTGGTCGGCGGCAATTATCTGCCGAGCGAGATGGCCTGA
- a CDS encoding alpha/beta hydrolase, translating into MVLGHRIHGNGPEKAFLYNDWLASAESWDPTLPYLDTERFTYILTDLRGYGESLDQTGEYNEVEGAADTLALADHLGLEKFHLVGFSMTGMVVERLAIDAPERIKSVVAIGPVSAAGIKMSDEERQFFVDVITNDDKARELADRITGGQLSRQWQDVKLRLARETRTPEAARGYLDMWTLHDFSDEAGAHDVPFLVIGCRYDQPNFLEDDMRNTFLKWHKNIELVMMDCGHCPMQEMPIRLQTLMEDFMNKHAG; encoded by the coding sequence ATGGTACTCGGACATCGCATTCACGGTAACGGCCCCGAGAAGGCGTTCCTGTACAACGACTGGCTGGCCAGCGCGGAGAGCTGGGACCCGACGCTTCCCTATCTGGATACGGAGCGCTTCACCTACATCCTGACGGACCTGCGGGGCTACGGCGAATCCCTGGACCAGACCGGCGAATACAACGAGGTGGAGGGGGCAGCCGATACCCTCGCGCTGGCCGATCACCTGGGCTTGGAGAAATTCCACCTCGTCGGGTTCTCCATGACCGGCATGGTGGTCGAGCGCCTCGCCATCGACGCGCCGGAGCGCATCAAGAGCGTGGTCGCCATCGGCCCGGTATCGGCGGCCGGCATCAAGATGAGCGACGAGGAGCGCCAGTTCTTCGTCGACGTCATCACGAACGACGACAAGGCGCGGGAACTCGCCGACCGCATCACCGGCGGGCAGCTCTCCCGCCAATGGCAGGACGTCAAGCTGCGCCTGGCCCGCGAGACCCGCACGCCCGAGGCGGCGCGGGGCTATCTCGACATGTGGACCCTGCACGATTTCTCCGACGAAGCGGGGGCCCACGACGTGCCCTTCCTGGTCATCGGCTGCCGCTACGACCAGCCGAATTTCCTGGAAGACGACATGCGCAACACCTTCCTCAAGTGGCACAAGAATATCGAGCTGGTGATGATGGACTGCGGCCACTGCCCGATGCAGGAGATGCCGATCCGGCTGCAGACCCTGATGGAAGACTTTATGAACAAGCACGCCGGCTGA
- a CDS encoding enoyl-CoA hydratase/isomerase family protein — protein MVRPCARVVGEDIGAVRVLTLDNEAKRNAFSGSMADDLLRLFREADATAAVRCVVVTGAGRKAFSSGHDLTEVLGASEAAVGADANRAFVHPANMAKPVIAAVNGAAYAGGFILALSCDLRVASRNAAFCVPGARIGLLPIGGQLSRLLHVMPHARALEMALTAQPMTAGEAHGLGFVNRLVPEGEALPAALALAADIAANSPAVARAIKRGVDVSLRKGVAAGEAWEWETGPALAGHADAEEGVRAFLEKRRPRFEDS, from the coding sequence ATGGTTCGCCCCTGTGCCCGGGTCGTCGGTGAAGACATCGGCGCCGTCAGGGTCCTTACGCTCGACAACGAGGCCAAGCGCAACGCCTTCTCGGGCTCGATGGCCGACGACCTGTTGCGGCTGTTCCGGGAGGCCGACGCGACCGCCGCGGTCCGTTGCGTCGTCGTCACCGGGGCCGGCCGCAAGGCATTCTCGAGCGGCCACGACCTGACGGAGGTTCTTGGTGCAAGCGAGGCCGCCGTCGGCGCGGACGCCAACCGCGCCTTCGTCCATCCCGCGAACATGGCCAAGCCGGTGATCGCCGCCGTCAACGGCGCGGCCTATGCCGGCGGCTTCATTCTGGCGCTCTCCTGCGATCTCCGGGTGGCGAGCCGGAACGCCGCGTTCTGCGTCCCCGGCGCCCGCATCGGGCTGCTGCCGATCGGCGGCCAGTTGAGCCGGCTGCTCCATGTCATGCCCCATGCCCGGGCGCTGGAGATGGCCCTGACCGCGCAGCCCATGACGGCTGGGGAGGCGCATGGCCTCGGCTTCGTCAACCGGCTGGTGCCGGAGGGCGAGGCGCTGCCGGCCGCGCTGGCCCTCGCCGCGGACATCGCGGCAAATTCGCCCGCCGTAGCGCGGGCGATCAAGAGAGGGGTCGACGTTTCGCTCCGGAAGGGCGTCGCAGCGGGCGAAGCCTGGGAATGGGAAACCGGCCCTGCCCTCGCCGGCCATGCCGATGCCGAAGAGGGCGTCCGCGCCTTTCTTGAAAAACGCCGGCCCCGGTTCGAGGACAGCTGA
- a CDS encoding ABC transporter ATP-binding protein, translated as MAADDTGATILASQALTKNFGGVLAVNDLSLEVREGEITAIIGPNGSGKTTFFNLVMHLYDATSGQILFGGERRNLLDLPTHKINAQGLARTFQTLRLFPNLTVLENVLVAMSSHVNAGFLPALLKPKWLRRQDRGAEEAALETLSLFGARLISMCNEPASSLSYANRRRLEIARCVASRPRLILLDEPVAGMNPTETRGVIEDIQRIHEKGHTVLLIEHDMALVEGVAHRVFAFDHGTKIAEGSFREVSTHPAVIEAYLGKRAARH; from the coding sequence ATGGCTGCAGACGACACCGGCGCGACCATCCTCGCCAGCCAGGCGCTGACCAAGAATTTCGGCGGCGTGCTGGCGGTCAACGACCTCAGCCTGGAGGTCCGCGAAGGCGAGATCACCGCCATCATCGGGCCCAACGGGTCCGGCAAGACGACCTTCTTCAACCTCGTCATGCACCTCTACGACGCCACCTCGGGACAGATCCTGTTCGGCGGCGAGCGCCGCAATCTTCTCGATCTGCCGACCCACAAGATCAACGCGCAGGGCCTGGCCCGGACTTTCCAGACGCTGCGCCTGTTCCCCAACCTGACGGTGCTGGAAAACGTGCTGGTCGCCATGAGTTCCCACGTCAACGCGGGGTTCCTCCCGGCGCTCCTGAAACCCAAATGGCTGCGCCGGCAGGACAGGGGCGCCGAGGAAGCGGCGCTGGAGACGCTTTCCCTGTTCGGCGCGCGCCTCATCAGCATGTGCAACGAGCCGGCGTCGTCGCTTTCCTACGCCAACCGCCGGCGCCTGGAGATCGCCCGCTGCGTCGCCTCGCGGCCGCGGCTGATCCTGCTGGATGAGCCGGTTGCCGGCATGAACCCGACCGAGACAAGGGGCGTCATCGAGGATATCCAGCGCATCCACGAGAAGGGCCACACGGTGCTCCTCATCGAGCATGACATGGCGCTGGTGGAAGGCGTGGCGCACCGGGTCTTCGCGTTCGACCACGGCACCAAGATCGCCGAGGGCTCCTTCCGCGAGGTCTCCACCCACCCGGCCGTAATCGAGGCTTATCTCGGAAAAAGGGCTGCGAGGCACTAG